In Blautia sp. SC05B48, a single genomic region encodes these proteins:
- a CDS encoding dihydrofolate reductase, with product MNIIVAADKNWGIGRNNELLVSIPADMKMFREETTGKVVVMGRKTLESFPNGLPLKNRTNIVITGNRDYQVKGAVIVHSIEEALKEVEKYPAEDVYCIGGDSIYKQMLPYCDTAHVTKIDFAYEADAYFPNLDEDPDWEITAESEEQTYFDLEYAFVKYERKDR from the coding sequence ATGAATATTATTGTTGCAGCAGATAAAAACTGGGGAATCGGAAGAAATAATGAACTTCTGGTAAGTATTCCGGCAGATATGAAGATGTTCCGTGAGGAAACTACAGGAAAAGTGGTTGTTATGGGAAGAAAAACACTGGAGTCTTTTCCAAACGGACTTCCTCTGAAAAACAGAACCAACATTGTGATCACCGGCAACAGGGATTATCAGGTAAAAGGTGCGGTGATCGTTCACAGCATCGAGGAAGCACTGAAGGAAGTGGAGAAATATCCGGCAGAGGATGTGTACTGTATCGGCGGAGACAGTATTTACAAACAGATGCTTCCGTACTGTGATACAGCTCATGTGACAAAAATCGATTTTGCATATGAAGCGGATGCGTATTTCCCAAACCTGGATGAGGACCCGGACTGGGAGATCACAGCGGAGAGTGAAGAACAGACATACTTTGATCTGGAATATGCGTTTGTGAAATACGAGAGAAAAGATAGATAA
- a CDS encoding branched-chain amino acid aminotransferase, whose product MEKKNIDWSSIGFAYMPTDYRYVSNFKDGKWDEGTLSTDPNIVLNECAGVLQYSQSVFEGLKAYTTEDGHIVTFRPDLNAERIAASAARLEMPVFPKERFIDAVEQVVKANAAWVPPYGSGATLYLRPYMFGSNAVIGVKPADEYQFRILTTPVGPYFKGGAKPITIRVSDYDRAAPCGTGNIKAGLNYAMSLHAIVDAHKQGFDENMYLDPKTRTKVEETGGANFIFVTKDGKVVTPKSDSILPSITRRSLIYVAKEYLGLEAEEREVYFDEVKDFAECGLCGTAAVISPVGKINDHGKEICFPSGMEKMGPVIQKLYDTLTGIQMGRIEAPKGWIHVIE is encoded by the coding sequence ATGGAAAAAAAGAACATCGACTGGTCCAGCATCGGATTCGCTTACATGCCAACCGACTACAGATACGTGTCTAATTTTAAAGATGGAAAATGGGATGAGGGTACTTTAAGCACAGACCCTAATATCGTACTCAACGAGTGTGCTGGTGTGCTTCAGTATTCTCAGAGTGTATTCGAGGGTCTGAAGGCATACACAACAGAAGACGGACATATCGTTACTTTCCGTCCTGACCTGAACGCAGAGCGTATCGCTGCATCTGCAGCAAGACTTGAAATGCCGGTATTCCCGAAGGAAAGATTTATCGACGCTGTTGAGCAGGTTGTTAAGGCAAATGCTGCATGGGTTCCGCCATATGGTTCCGGCGCAACACTTTATCTTCGCCCGTACATGTTTGGTTCCAACGCCGTGATCGGTGTTAAACCGGCTGACGAATATCAGTTCCGTATCCTTACAACACCGGTTGGTCCGTACTTTAAAGGCGGCGCCAAACCGATCACGATCCGTGTCAGCGACTATGACCGTGCCGCACCTTGCGGAACCGGTAACATCAAGGCTGGCCTGAACTACGCAATGAGCCTTCATGCTATCGTAGATGCTCACAAACAGGGCTTTGATGAGAACATGTACCTTGATCCCAAGACTCGTACAAAAGTTGAGGAGACAGGCGGAGCAAACTTCATCTTCGTTACTAAAGACGGCAAGGTTGTAACACCGAAGTCTGACAGCATCCTTCCTTCCATCACACGTCGTTCTCTGATCTACGTTGCAAAGGAGTACCTTGGACTGGAAGCTGAAGAGCGTGAGGTCTACTTCGATGAGGTTAAAGATTTTGCAGAGTGTGGTCTTTGCGGTACTGCTGCAGTTATCTCTCCTGTCGGAAAGATCAATGATCACGGCAAGGAAATCTGCTTCCCAAGCGGAATGGAGAAGATGGGACCGGTTATCCAGAAGCTGTACGACACACTGACCGGTATCCAGATGGGACGCATCGAAGCACCGAAGGGATGGATCCACGTAATCGAGTAA
- a CDS encoding 5-bromo-4-chloroindolyl phosphate hydrolysis family protein produces the protein MDNHEFEDLGKKIQDIVDNAVNSNSYHELSHTINQTVNKAIDSGSEALKNALNSVFDPGADPEFRKKSYTYQSPYYGRSRKAKQQAARKQSELLYGKTTGENLKGMMMAVSGGILLSGMGLGAMVLLIWMGIGHSGALAAGVLGVMCAGAAGGGALLGAGTSRLGRLGRFQKYIRALGDHTYCNFQKLAQAAGKNEKFVKKDISRMIQKGWFLEGHVDEQGTCLITSNETYQQYLETQKQLELRKQEADPKVQLEENMSPEAQEVLRKGNEFLVKIRESNDAIPGEEISAKISRMEMIVQKIFERAGEHPEVIPDLKKMMDYYLPMTVKLLDAYEDMDGQPVQGENITASKKEIEETIDTLNIAFEKLLDSIFRDTAWDVSTDISVLHTVLAQEGLTEDDFEKMKQNAEMK, from the coding sequence ATGGACAATCACGAATTTGAAGACCTTGGAAAAAAGATTCAGGATATTGTAGATAATGCAGTGAATTCAAACAGCTATCACGAATTAAGCCATACGATCAACCAGACAGTAAATAAGGCCATTGATTCCGGAAGCGAAGCGCTGAAAAATGCGCTGAATTCCGTGTTTGATCCGGGTGCTGATCCGGAATTCCGTAAGAAAAGCTATACATACCAGAGCCCTTATTACGGAAGAAGCAGAAAAGCAAAGCAGCAGGCTGCAAGGAAACAGTCGGAACTGCTCTACGGAAAGACTACCGGTGAGAATCTCAAAGGCATGATGATGGCAGTTTCCGGTGGGATACTTTTAAGTGGCATGGGGCTTGGAGCCATGGTGCTTCTGATCTGGATGGGCATTGGACACAGCGGTGCACTTGCAGCAGGTGTGCTTGGAGTGATGTGTGCAGGCGCAGCAGGTGGCGGTGCTCTTTTGGGAGCAGGAACAAGCCGTCTCGGAAGACTGGGACGTTTCCAGAAATATATCCGTGCGCTGGGAGACCACACCTACTGTAATTTTCAGAAGCTTGCCCAGGCAGCAGGAAAGAACGAGAAATTTGTAAAAAAAGATATCAGCAGAATGATCCAGAAGGGCTGGTTTCTGGAAGGCCATGTGGATGAGCAGGGAACCTGTCTGATCACCAGTAATGAGACCTATCAGCAGTATCTGGAAACACAGAAGCAGCTGGAACTTCGTAAACAGGAAGCAGATCCTAAGGTTCAGCTGGAGGAGAACATGAGTCCGGAAGCCCAGGAAGTCCTGAGAAAAGGAAATGAATTTCTTGTAAAGATCCGTGAGAGCAATGACGCCATTCCCGGGGAAGAAATTTCCGCAAAGATTTCCAGGATGGAAATGATCGTTCAGAAAATTTTTGAGCGTGCAGGAGAGCATCCGGAGGTGATTCCGGATCTTAAGAAAATGATGGATTACTATCTGCCCATGACTGTGAAGCTTCTGGATGCTTATGAGGATATGGATGGACAGCCTGTACAGGGCGAGAATATCACGGCTTCCAAGAAAGAAATTGAAGAAACCATTGATACACTGAATATTGCTTTTGAGAAACTTCTGGATTCCATATTCCGGGATACCGCATGGGATGTATCCACCGATATTTCTGTGTTGCATACAGTTCTGGCACAGGAAGGGCTGACAGAGGATGATTTCGAAAAAATGAAACAGAATGCGGAAATGAAATAA
- a CDS encoding toxic anion resistance protein, with amino-acid sequence MGEEFKDFEVEAPVLTLEPDLTEEKEEIAKKEPEKPQEPAVEEPVLSPQEQKIVEDFAAKIDIENTNQILQYGAGTQKKMADFSDAALVNVKTQDLGEAGELLANVVGELKDFDATEEKGFFGFFKKQTAKVETLKNRYTKAEGNVTKITEALEQHQMRLMKDSAVLDKMYEQNLAYFKELSMYILAGKKKLREVREGKLNELHQKAAASGLPEDAQAANDLESKCDRFEKKLHDLELTRTISMQTAPQIRMIQNNDTTMIEKIQTTIVNTIPLWKSQMVLALGIAHSTEAAQAQRQVTDFTNELLKKNAETLHLASVETAKESQRGIVDIETLKKTNQELIQTLDDVMKIQQEGREKRQAAEADMRRMENELKTKLLEIRR; translated from the coding sequence ATGGGAGAAGAATTTAAAGACTTTGAGGTAGAAGCACCGGTGCTGACTTTGGAACCGGATCTCACGGAAGAAAAAGAAGAAATTGCAAAAAAAGAACCGGAGAAACCCCAGGAGCCTGCAGTAGAGGAACCGGTGTTATCTCCCCAGGAACAGAAAATCGTAGAAGATTTTGCAGCAAAGATCGATATTGAAAATACAAACCAGATCCTGCAGTACGGAGCCGGCACTCAGAAGAAGATGGCAGATTTTTCTGATGCAGCGCTGGTAAATGTGAAGACACAGGATCTTGGGGAGGCAGGAGAGCTTCTTGCAAATGTGGTAGGAGAATTGAAGGATTTTGATGCCACAGAGGAAAAGGGATTTTTCGGCTTTTTCAAAAAACAGACAGCGAAGGTGGAAACTCTGAAAAACCGTTACACAAAGGCCGAGGGAAATGTGACGAAGATCACGGAAGCTCTGGAGCAGCACCAGATGCGTCTGATGAAAGATTCTGCCGTGCTGGATAAAATGTATGAGCAGAACCTTGCATACTTTAAAGAACTTTCCATGTACATTCTTGCGGGTAAAAAGAAGCTTAGGGAAGTCAGAGAAGGCAAGCTCAACGAATTGCATCAGAAGGCAGCGGCAAGCGGACTTCCGGAAGATGCACAGGCTGCCAATGATCTGGAAAGCAAATGTGACCGCTTTGAGAAAAAGCTTCATGATCTGGAGCTTACCAGAACCATTTCTATGCAGACTGCACCGCAGATCCGCATGATCCAGAACAATGATACGACGATGATCGAGAAGATCCAGACAACCATTGTAAATACCATTCCTCTCTGGAAAAGCCAGATGGTGCTGGCTCTAGGGATCGCGCACTCCACAGAAGCCGCACAGGCACAACGGCAGGTTACGGATTTTACCAATGAACTTCTGAAGAAAAATGCGGAAACGCTTCACCTGGCATCTGTGGAAACTGCAAAGGAATCCCAGCGTGGTATTGTAGATATTGAAACTCTGAAAAAAACCAATCAGGAACTGATCCAGACACTGGATGATGTGATGAAGATCCAGCAGGAAGGCCGTGAAAAACGTCAGGCAGCAGAGGCAGATATGAGACGTATGGAAAACGAACTGAAAACAAAGCTGCTGGAGATCCGACGTTAG
- the ispG gene encoding flavodoxin-dependent (E)-4-hydroxy-3-methylbut-2-enyl-diphosphate synthase, producing the protein MYRDHTKVIKIGNRVIGGGNPILIQSMTNTKTEDVEATVAQILSLEKAGCDIIRCAVPTMEAAKALSQIKKQIHIPLVADIHFDYRLAIAAMENGADKIRINPGNIGSNERIQAVVDTAKERNIPIRVGVNSGSLEKELVEKYHGVTAEGLVESALDKVHIIEEMGYDNLVISIKSSDVLMCARAHELIAEKTQYPLHVGITEAGTLYSGNIKSAIGLGIILYQGIGDTIRVSLTGAPLEEVKSAKRILKTLGLRKGGVEVVSCPTCGRTKIDLIGLANQVETMVQDIPLDIKVAVMGCVVNGPGEAKEADLGIAGGDGVGLLIRHGEVVKKVPETDLLDTLRQELLTWNEQES; encoded by the coding sequence ATGTACAGAGATCATACAAAAGTAATAAAAATTGGAAATCGTGTTATCGGAGGAGGAAATCCGATCCTTATCCAGTCCATGACCAATACGAAAACTGAAGATGTAGAAGCAACGGTTGCGCAGATCCTTTCACTGGAAAAAGCAGGCTGTGATATTATCCGCTGCGCAGTTCCTACTATGGAAGCTGCGAAGGCTTTATCCCAGATCAAAAAACAGATCCATATTCCGCTGGTTGCGGACATCCATTTTGATTATCGCCTTGCCATTGCAGCCATGGAGAACGGTGCGGACAAGATCCGTATCAATCCGGGAAATATCGGTTCCAATGAGAGGATCCAGGCAGTTGTGGATACAGCAAAGGAACGGAATATCCCTATTCGTGTAGGAGTAAACAGCGGTTCCCTTGAAAAAGAACTGGTAGAAAAATATCACGGTGTTACAGCCGAAGGACTTGTGGAGAGTGCTCTTGATAAGGTGCACATCATTGAAGAGATGGGATATGACAATCTTGTGATCAGCATCAAATCTTCTGATGTTCTCATGTGCGCCAGAGCCCATGAACTGATCGCAGAAAAAACACAGTATCCTCTTCATGTGGGAATTACAGAAGCAGGAACTCTGTATTCGGGAAATATCAAATCAGCTATCGGACTTGGGATCATCCTGTATCAGGGAATCGGAGATACCATCCGTGTTTCTCTGACAGGCGCGCCGCTGGAAGAAGTGAAATCAGCCAAAAGGATCCTGAAAACGCTGGGACTTCGCAAAGGAGGCGTGGAGGTTGTTTCCTGTCCGACCTGCGGAAGAACAAAAATCGATCTGATCGGCCTTGCAAACCAGGTAGAGACCATGGTACAGGATATTCCTCTTGATATCAAGGTTGCGGTTATGGGCTGTGTGGTAAACGGACCGGGAGAGGCAAAGGAAGCAGATCTCGGAATTGCAGGAGGCGATGGTGTTGGTCTTCTGATCCGGCATGGAGAGGTTGTAAAAAAAGTACCGGAAACGGATCTTCTGGATACACTTCGTCAGGAACTTCTTACCTGGAATGAGCAGGAGTCATAA